In a single window of the Zea mays cultivar B73 chromosome 5, Zm-B73-REFERENCE-NAM-5.0, whole genome shotgun sequence genome:
- the LOC100273070 gene encoding uncharacterized protein LOC100273070 → MEDNAVEEPELSGAAEFAPALVAAHPHGNSVAVAIGPELRVFDLRAGHPVSLSDDCGGHSHSDAIRAICFSVSGALFASAGDDKLVKVWKTDSWRCIQTITSEKRVSAVVISNDDLYVSFADKFGVVWLVTLREDSAEQVSVDNKPVSILGHYCSIITSMKFSPDGRFIATADRDFKIRVTLFPKNPLKGAHEIQSFCLGHTDFVSCITFTSISENQSFLISGGGDSTVRLWDYVNGCLLDTFQAKDKMAELLGPNETDDSSLAITDICPSNDGSLVAVAIQSFSGIMLLACDLVGKKLSFLKVITMEKSYIPTSLASSPSSELLWTVMGASNMPSQASSHLLTRLRIITCFQKDRLSSSDAGPATLEDGDVPHGEKLLLALQGSLDVAKQEEVLASVLAALKVSMHKMLVKKHYSEERREQRKRGRNDKKMKN, encoded by the exons ATGGAGGACAacgcggtcgaagagcccgagttgAGCGGTGCGGCGGAGTTCGCGCCGGCGCTCGTCGCCGCCCACCCACACGGCAACTCCGTCGCCGTCGCCATCGGGCCCGAGCTCCGCGTGTTTGATCTCAG GGCTGGTCATCCAGTTTCATTGTCAGATGATTGTGGTGGCCATTCTCATTCAGACGCAATAAGAGCTATCTGCTTCAGTGTGAGTGGAGCTTTGTTTGCTTCAGCTGGTGATGACAAACTTGTGAAGGTTTGGAAGACTGATTCGTGGCGTTGCATCCAGACTAT AACTTCGGAGAAGAGGGTCAGTGCAGTTGTTATTAGCAACGATGACCTGTATGTATCTTTTGCAGATAAATTTGGTGTTGTTTGGTTAGTCACTTTGCGGGAAGATAGTGCAGAGCAGGTTTCAGTTGATAACAAACCTGTGTCAATTCTTGGTCACTATTGCAGTATCATCACTAGCATG AAGTTTTCGCCAGATGGACGGTTCATTGCTACTGCTGATAGGGACTTCAAAATACGA GTCACATTATTCCCAAAGAATCCTCTAAAAGGGGCCCATGAAATACAGAGCTTTTGCCTTGGGCATACAGA CTTTGTATCATGCATCACCTTCACTAGCATATCTGAAAACCAGAGTTTTCTTATATCAGGAGGAGGTGATTCAACT GTTCGCCTGTGGGACTATGTAAATGGATGTCTCCTTGATACATTTCAAGCCAAAGATAAG ATGGCAGAACTCTTAGGACCAAATGAAACAGATGATAGCAGCCTAGCCATTACAGATATATGTCCGAGTAATGATGGCTCATTGGTTGCTGTAGCTATTCAAAG TTTCAGTGGCATAATGCTTTTAGCATGTGATTTGGTAGGAAAGAAGCTATCTTTCCTAAAG GTGATTACAATGGAAAAGAGTTATATTCCTACTAGCCTAGCATCCAGCCCGTCCTCGGAACTCCTGTGGACTGTCATGGGCGCATCAAACATGCCCAGCCAGGCTTCCTCCCATCTATTGACCCGTTTAAGGATCATCACGTGTTTCCAAAAGGACAGATTATCTTCTTCCGATGCCGGTCCTGCAACCCTTGAAGACGGCGATGTACCCCACGGTGAGAAGCTCCTTCTGGCACTGCAAGGAAGCCTCGACGTCGCGAAGCAAGAGGAGGTGCTAGCTTCAGTGCTGGCTGCGCTGAAGGTTTCCATGCATAAGATGCTGGTGAAGAAGCACTACTCGGAAGAGAGGAGGGAGCAGAGGAAAAGAGGTAGGAACGACAAGAAGATGAAGAACTAG